From a single Novipirellula caenicola genomic region:
- a CDS encoding FKBP-type peptidyl-prolyl cis-trans isomerase has translation MKLFSAIPTMLLVFGLVFLSGCSPQAEVGLSKVDADAPTEFTETESGLKYRILRKSDGPKPSATDRVTVDYTGWLDNGTEFDSSYARREPATFRLNEVVPGWTEGLQLIGEGGMIELEIPYQLGYGPQGNPGSIPPYATLHFKVELHEIQ, from the coding sequence GTGAAATTATTTTCTGCAATCCCCACCATGCTATTGGTTTTCGGGCTGGTCTTCCTCAGCGGATGTTCGCCCCAGGCTGAAGTGGGGCTAAGCAAAGTGGATGCAGACGCACCGACCGAATTCACTGAAACGGAATCGGGATTGAAGTATCGCATCCTACGAAAAAGCGATGGTCCGAAACCCTCAGCGACCGACCGCGTGACGGTCGATTACACCGGGTGGTTGGACAATGGCACCGAATTCGACAGCTCGTATGCTCGCCGCGAACCGGCAACGTTCCGATTGAACGAAGTGGTCCCGGGTTGGACCGAAGGGCTACAGTTGATCGGCGAAGGAGGAATGATCGAGCTGGAGATTCCATACCAACTTGGCTATGGACCTCAGGGAAATCCCGGCAGCATCCCACCCTACGCAACGCTGCATTTCAAAGTGGAACTTCACGAGATTCAATAA
- a CDS encoding DEAD/DEAH box helicase, whose protein sequence is MNQLESSPAEVKSPTFAELPLADKVQEAIVKSGYETPSEIQAAVIPHLLDGRDVIGQAQTGTGKTAAFALPILSRIDPTKKEVQVLVLAPTRELAIQVAKSFSTYGSCMDGFSVCAIYGGQDYEPQLRALRRGVQVVVGTPGRVIDHIKRGSLQVGVLDCLVLDEADEMLNMGFLEDVQFVLDQTPESTQIALFSATLPDPIRRIAQKHLKDPETVQIKHKTMTGANIRQRCLYVTPRDKTELLMRLLESEDTDGVIVFTKTKEATTTLADKLARWGHTAAALNGDMPQALRERTVDKLKSGHLDIIVATDVAARGLDVPRISHVINFDPPHDSESYVHRIGRTGRAGRSGEAIILLSHSQRGRLRSIERVTRQSIEIVDPPSTADINRKRVDNFNQRITETIATRDMTFFKQMIADFAEKSGQPVEMIAAALADMAQNGRPLLLKDVPKSKKPRDNGYDDSRPSKRERFSRSDDGPPRRGGRRVGGAPRDGMQRFRVDVGRADGVKPGNLVGAIANEAGINGEFIGPIDIQHNYTTVDLPAGMPNDIFQTLRNTWVAGKQLNISVADERSTNRYADTDSGRPSGKRFGLKDKKFKSGGKAGKANMAGKKPGKKKPFKKPAHAK, encoded by the coding sequence ATGAATCAGCTGGAAAGCAGCCCCGCCGAAGTGAAAAGCCCCACGTTTGCCGAATTGCCGCTCGCGGACAAAGTCCAAGAAGCGATTGTGAAGTCTGGATACGAAACTCCCTCGGAGATCCAAGCCGCTGTCATCCCCCATCTGCTCGATGGACGCGATGTGATCGGCCAAGCTCAAACGGGAACCGGAAAGACGGCCGCATTTGCGTTGCCCATCCTGTCGCGTATTGACCCAACCAAAAAAGAAGTCCAAGTCCTCGTGCTCGCGCCCACGCGTGAGTTGGCGATCCAAGTTGCCAAATCGTTCTCGACCTACGGATCGTGCATGGACGGTTTCTCGGTTTGTGCGATCTATGGCGGACAAGATTACGAACCTCAATTGCGAGCCCTTCGCCGCGGCGTGCAAGTCGTCGTCGGAACTCCCGGCCGCGTGATCGACCACATCAAACGCGGTTCGCTGCAAGTCGGCGTGTTGGACTGCTTGGTGCTCGATGAAGCCGACGAAATGCTCAACATGGGCTTCTTAGAAGACGTCCAATTTGTGTTGGACCAAACGCCTGAGTCGACTCAGATCGCCCTTTTCTCGGCGACCCTTCCCGATCCGATTCGCCGGATTGCTCAAAAGCACCTGAAGGATCCCGAAACCGTTCAAATCAAGCACAAGACGATGACGGGGGCAAACATCCGCCAACGTTGTCTGTACGTCACGCCTCGCGACAAGACCGAGTTGTTGATGCGGCTGCTCGAATCCGAAGACACCGATGGCGTCATCGTGTTCACCAAGACCAAGGAAGCGACCACGACGTTGGCCGACAAACTGGCTCGTTGGGGGCATACCGCCGCGGCGCTCAATGGCGACATGCCACAAGCGCTTCGTGAGCGAACCGTGGACAAACTGAAATCGGGTCATTTGGACATCATTGTCGCCACCGATGTCGCCGCACGTGGTTTGGATGTGCCGCGAATCAGTCACGTGATCAACTTTGATCCGCCGCACGACAGCGAGTCGTACGTGCACCGAATCGGCCGCACCGGGCGTGCAGGACGAAGTGGCGAAGCGATTATTTTGTTGTCGCACTCCCAACGAGGACGTCTGCGTTCGATCGAACGCGTCACGCGTCAATCGATCGAGATTGTCGATCCGCCATCGACTGCCGACATCAATCGCAAACGTGTTGATAATTTCAATCAACGCATTACGGAAACGATCGCAACTCGCGATATGACATTTTTCAAGCAGATGATCGCCGACTTTGCTGAGAAATCAGGGCAGCCGGTCGAAATGATCGCAGCCGCGCTGGCCGATATGGCGCAGAACGGTCGTCCGTTGTTGCTCAAAGACGTGCCGAAATCCAAGAAACCCCGTGACAACGGCTACGACGATTCGCGACCGTCAAAACGAGAACGGTTCAGTCGATCCGACGACGGACCACCACGGCGTGGCGGACGTCGCGTCGGCGGTGCGCCTCGCGACGGTATGCAGCGTTTCCGTGTTGATGTAGGACGTGCCGATGGCGTCAAGCCAGGCAACTTGGTTGGCGCGATTGCCAACGAAGCAGGCATCAACGGTGAATTCATCGGCCCGATCGATATCCAACACAACTACACCACCGTCGATCTGCCGGCGGGAATGCCTAACGATATCTTCCAAACACTTCGCAATACCTGGGTTGCCGGAAAACAGCTTAACATCAGCGTTGCGGATGAACGCAGCACGAATCGTTATGCCGATACCGACAGCGGCCGACCATCGGGTAAACGATTTGGATTGAAGGACAAGAAATTCAAATCGGGTGGAAAAGCGGGCAAGGCGAACATGGCTGGTAAAAAGCCAGGCAAGAAAAAGCCCTTTAAGAAACCGGCTCACGCCAAGTAG
- a CDS encoding patatin-like phospholipase family protein, translating into MNLVDLFGFRTPSRLGSPELTSPAVEPRKRQRRAVIALGGGGARGLAHLGAIQVVGEAGIQTERFVGVSIGALVGAMCALDSEIRRVQAQTIEFLFSPAFSRNQHLLFGSTGSRMEDAESGVMAWYNRVRYLYSAHRRITRAATRRSLMPEAILSDGIEALVPDLQFSDLLTPLSIVAADLRSGNRIVIENGPLRKAIQASMAIPGIFPPVEWDGMQLCDIGVVDALPSMIAKTYASDLTIAVDVGQSHSHVDDCSTALDVIMRMQDIGECMTRREKAELANLVIRPELHGVDWFDFSHPERIIDAGREAARRRIAALAT; encoded by the coding sequence ATGAATTTAGTCGACCTGTTTGGTTTTCGCACACCATCAAGGTTGGGATCCCCCGAGCTGACATCCCCCGCGGTTGAACCGCGAAAACGCCAACGCCGCGCCGTCATCGCGTTGGGGGGAGGCGGAGCACGAGGGCTCGCCCATCTCGGAGCAATTCAGGTGGTCGGTGAGGCAGGAATTCAAACCGAGCGGTTTGTCGGAGTCAGTATCGGCGCGCTGGTCGGAGCTATGTGTGCTCTCGATTCAGAAATACGCCGCGTACAGGCTCAGACGATCGAATTTCTGTTCTCGCCGGCCTTTTCTCGTAACCAACACCTGTTGTTTGGATCCACCGGTTCGCGAATGGAGGATGCCGAATCGGGAGTGATGGCTTGGTACAACCGTGTTCGCTATCTGTATTCGGCTCACCGCCGGATCACGCGTGCGGCGACGCGAAGGTCGTTGATGCCCGAGGCAATTTTGTCAGACGGTATCGAAGCCCTGGTGCCCGATCTGCAGTTTTCGGATCTTCTGACGCCGCTTAGCATCGTGGCGGCGGACTTGCGAAGCGGCAATCGGATCGTCATCGAAAATGGGCCGCTGCGAAAAGCCATCCAAGCTTCGATGGCGATTCCGGGGATCTTTCCGCCCGTCGAATGGGATGGCATGCAATTGTGCGACATCGGAGTCGTCGATGCATTACCGTCGATGATCGCGAAAACGTATGCCAGCGATTTGACCATCGCGGTGGACGTCGGTCAGTCGCACTCGCACGTCGATGATTGCAGCACCGCACTTGATGTGATCATGCGGATGCAGGACATCGGCGAATGCATGACGCGTCGCGAGAAGGCTGAATTGGCCAACCTTGTCATTCGCCCCGAACTGCACGGGGTCGATTGGTTCGACTTTAGTCATCCCGAACGCATCATTGACGCGGGGCGTGAAGCGGCGCGACGACGAATCGCTGCCCTCGCGACTTAG
- a CDS encoding acyl-CoA dehydrogenase family protein, protein MSLDIHPSEPRKPNSSTTNSGSANPDAANPEAATAGKESFAEVALRLGGASVDESKRTGLIDTADDQVEDLFAAQYKTTNSPVHRAVWDKQVPTELFEVDAMPQNETVSLVVEQSLKIVRKHRDGGTLLDEKGKITAKVLAELGSVGYWGLLVSPEFGGSGATMRQFAEMITQMATIDPTVAGLASVHGCIGAVDPVRSFGTDEQKQRFLPKLADGRRLSAFALTEPGAGSDLTALRTTAVLDGDDYVVNGEKLFITNAIPGRTIGLVCKIDGKPSVLVVDLPEQENEHFQLKRYGIYALRRANNNGLIFRDFRVPKSNLLVPSRGDGLTIAYHGLNLGRVSLCANAAGAMRWMLAEMLPWGAYRETYGQSIDRRELVRRRIGRLAGLIVACDAMTAWCADLLDQGYRGEMECIVAKIFGSESQKEAAIELFMKTHGGRSFLEGHLFGDNVHEFLAPCIYEGEGEMLGMAFFKSLVKHHGKIFFEPIGRTLSELGTAQPNPLNPRHAWALRKPLSSYAKWWLGHQVSAARWSPIALSDPKLAEHTKFAQRYLSQSGMRISTTMRTFQLKLADRQCRMSTLSLDIQNAVVMLVTSLYAKASNDPVTRAAADAVCRELRLRITGGKASNADFRQVTQLGSQIASEGWSELDGVTSGEIMMPYK, encoded by the coding sequence ATGAGCCTTGATATCCATCCTTCCGAACCGAGAAAACCCAATTCGTCGACCACGAATTCTGGATCTGCTAATCCCGACGCCGCGAATCCTGAGGCTGCCACGGCGGGCAAGGAATCGTTCGCCGAGGTGGCGCTTCGCCTAGGCGGCGCATCGGTCGACGAATCCAAACGAACCGGATTGATTGATACCGCCGATGATCAAGTCGAGGATTTGTTTGCGGCTCAATACAAAACCACCAACAGCCCGGTACATCGAGCGGTGTGGGATAAACAGGTGCCGACCGAATTGTTCGAGGTCGATGCGATGCCGCAAAACGAGACGGTGTCGCTGGTCGTCGAACAATCGCTGAAAATCGTTCGCAAGCATCGAGATGGTGGCACCTTGCTGGACGAAAAAGGAAAGATCACGGCCAAGGTGTTGGCTGAATTGGGATCGGTGGGCTATTGGGGGCTGTTGGTGTCGCCTGAGTTTGGCGGGTCGGGAGCCACGATGCGTCAGTTCGCCGAAATGATCACGCAAATGGCGACAATCGATCCGACGGTCGCCGGGTTGGCGTCGGTTCACGGCTGCATCGGCGCGGTCGATCCGGTACGGTCCTTTGGAACCGACGAGCAAAAACAACGGTTCCTACCCAAATTGGCTGACGGTCGGCGATTGTCCGCGTTTGCGTTGACCGAACCGGGGGCGGGTAGCGATTTGACCGCACTGCGTACCACCGCGGTGCTGGACGGCGATGACTACGTCGTCAATGGCGAGAAATTGTTCATCACCAATGCGATCCCCGGTCGGACGATTGGGTTGGTCTGCAAAATCGATGGCAAACCAAGTGTATTGGTTGTCGATCTGCCAGAGCAAGAAAACGAGCATTTTCAATTGAAACGCTATGGCATCTACGCCCTTCGCCGGGCCAACAACAATGGCTTGATCTTTCGAGATTTCCGCGTCCCCAAATCCAATTTGCTCGTGCCCTCGCGTGGCGACGGGTTGACGATTGCCTATCACGGATTGAATTTGGGCCGCGTTTCATTGTGTGCCAATGCCGCCGGTGCGATGCGGTGGATGCTCGCTGAGATGTTGCCTTGGGGGGCGTATCGTGAAACCTATGGTCAATCGATTGACCGTCGCGAATTGGTCCGTCGCCGGATTGGCCGGCTTGCTGGTTTGATAGTCGCCTGTGACGCGATGACCGCTTGGTGCGCCGATTTGCTTGATCAAGGTTATCGCGGCGAAATGGAATGCATCGTGGCCAAGATCTTTGGCAGTGAGTCGCAAAAGGAAGCAGCGATTGAATTGTTCATGAAAACGCATGGCGGCCGATCGTTTTTAGAAGGCCATTTGTTCGGCGATAACGTTCACGAGTTCTTGGCGCCGTGTATCTACGAAGGCGAAGGCGAAATGTTGGGCATGGCGTTTTTCAAATCGCTGGTGAAACACCATGGCAAGATCTTCTTTGAACCGATTGGCCGCACACTCAGCGAACTGGGGACTGCCCAACCGAATCCGCTAAACCCGCGGCACGCATGGGCCCTTCGTAAACCGCTTTCGAGTTATGCCAAATGGTGGCTAGGGCACCAAGTCTCGGCGGCACGTTGGTCACCGATCGCGTTGTCGGATCCAAAATTGGCGGAGCATACCAAATTTGCACAGCGCTATTTGTCTCAAAGCGGGATGCGAATCAGTACCACGATGCGGACGTTTCAATTGAAGTTGGCGGATCGTCAATGCCGCATGTCCACGTTGTCGCTGGACATCCAAAACGCGGTCGTGATGTTGGTCACTAGCCTGTATGCCAAGGCATCCAATGATCCGGTGACACGCGCTGCAGCCGACGCGGTGTGTCGCGAATTGCGATTAAGGATCACCGGTGGCAAAGCCAGTAACGCGGATTTCCGGCAAGTCACGCAGCTCGGCAGCCAGATTGCCAGCGAGGGGTGGAGCGAACTCGATGGAGTGACATCGGGGGAAATCATGATGCCGTACAAGTAA
- a CDS encoding 3-hydroxyacyl-CoA dehydrogenase NAD-binding domain-containing protein — protein sequence MSTDSYKAFRVVNDGRGVTTVSLDVPERPLNILDGVVMSELEAIVHDLEHRGDCELVVFRSGKESGFLAGADVNAIVNIESPAQATQLIDCGQQLFDRISWLPMPTLAVIHGPCLGGGLEWALACDYRIARDNSSTKIGLPEIKLGLIPGWGGTQRLPRVVGLTNALSMILQGKHLSAGEAAKIGLIDRAIDPEDWENEVAEFISDILDENVVSQSGRKQPMLQKWLEATALGRKLIFAAAEKKIRSKAKHYPALKSAIKAVRCSYGLRPDGLMAERNEFVDLLATPTCRNLLQLFFARESARDLRTWASPTTALHQEPIRKVGVIGGGAMGAGIGQLAACKGYDVVIKEIDEGAAQAARKRVVSLVDKLAKHRNLSERDREAILDRVHVTTSDEPMDGADLVVEAVVERAEVKDAVFAGLDKRLAGDAILASNTSSLSIERMADATQRADKVAGLHFFNPVHKMELVEVVRAKQTSDETIARLVSFVRALGKTPIVTADAPGFLVNRVLFPYLGEAVVMVSEGHDVHRIDKQVRAFGMPMGPLELLDQVGIDVAYHVAKSLDSVLVGVSPVVDQLKLMVNENMLGKKTDCGFYQYKKGRRDGAADFPRTNPRSGHRTVKRIREDHFVSDGLTSEQRRLIYPMLAESIRCKQANIVEQAWAIDLAMVLGTGFAPHRGGPLHVVDTIGEHIVHANLGYLQSIYGDRFASPLLLEEMAEQHQLFFTESNTEDNDHAVTKG from the coding sequence TGAACATTCTCGACGGCGTCGTCATGAGTGAACTCGAGGCGATTGTCCACGATTTGGAACATCGGGGTGATTGCGAGTTGGTTGTCTTTCGTAGCGGCAAGGAAAGCGGTTTCTTGGCGGGCGCCGACGTCAACGCCATCGTCAACATCGAATCGCCTGCACAAGCAACGCAGTTAATCGATTGCGGACAACAACTATTTGACCGAATCAGCTGGCTGCCGATGCCGACGCTTGCCGTCATCCATGGTCCTTGTTTAGGAGGCGGGCTGGAATGGGCGCTGGCGTGTGATTACCGCATCGCTCGCGATAACAGCAGTACCAAAATCGGTCTGCCTGAAATCAAATTAGGCTTGATTCCCGGTTGGGGTGGCACCCAGCGGTTGCCACGGGTGGTCGGATTGACCAACGCGCTGAGCATGATTTTGCAGGGCAAGCATTTGTCGGCTGGGGAGGCGGCCAAGATCGGGTTGATCGATCGGGCGATCGATCCCGAGGATTGGGAAAACGAAGTGGCGGAATTTATCTCCGACATTTTGGATGAAAATGTGGTTAGCCAAAGCGGACGCAAGCAACCAATGCTGCAAAAGTGGCTCGAGGCGACCGCGCTTGGACGCAAATTGATTTTTGCAGCGGCCGAGAAGAAGATCCGCTCCAAGGCAAAGCATTACCCGGCACTCAAATCAGCGATCAAAGCGGTGCGGTGCAGCTATGGATTGCGACCAGATGGGCTGATGGCCGAGCGGAACGAGTTTGTCGATTTGTTGGCCACCCCAACGTGTCGCAATCTGTTGCAGTTATTCTTTGCCCGAGAATCCGCACGCGATCTTCGCACATGGGCATCACCCACCACGGCGCTGCATCAGGAACCGATTCGCAAAGTCGGAGTGATCGGAGGCGGCGCGATGGGCGCCGGCATCGGACAATTGGCTGCCTGCAAAGGCTATGACGTCGTGATCAAAGAAATTGATGAGGGCGCAGCCCAAGCGGCACGCAAACGAGTCGTTTCGCTGGTCGATAAATTGGCCAAACATCGGAATCTGTCCGAACGAGATCGTGAGGCGATCCTAGACCGAGTTCATGTCACGACTAGCGACGAACCGATGGACGGTGCTGACTTGGTGGTCGAAGCGGTTGTCGAACGCGCGGAGGTCAAAGATGCGGTCTTTGCCGGGCTGGATAAAAGGTTGGCGGGCGATGCGATCTTGGCTTCCAATACCTCGTCGCTGTCGATTGAGCGAATGGCCGATGCGACGCAACGTGCCGATAAGGTTGCGGGGCTGCATTTCTTCAATCCGGTTCACAAGATGGAATTGGTCGAAGTGGTGCGAGCCAAGCAGACCAGCGACGAGACGATCGCCCGTTTGGTCAGCTTTGTTCGCGCGCTCGGGAAAACGCCGATTGTGACCGCCGACGCACCCGGATTCCTCGTCAATCGCGTGTTGTTTCCCTATTTGGGCGAAGCCGTGGTGATGGTTTCCGAAGGTCACGACGTCCACCGCATCGACAAACAGGTGCGAGCGTTTGGAATGCCGATGGGGCCGCTCGAATTATTGGACCAAGTCGGTATCGATGTCGCCTATCACGTAGCAAAATCGCTCGACAGTGTGCTGGTCGGTGTCAGTCCCGTGGTCGATCAATTGAAGCTGATGGTCAACGAAAACATGTTGGGCAAGAAAACCGATTGCGGTTTTTATCAATACAAGAAGGGGCGTCGCGACGGTGCCGCCGATTTTCCGCGGACCAATCCGCGATCCGGACATCGCACCGTCAAACGAATCCGCGAAGATCATTTCGTTTCCGATGGGTTGACGTCCGAGCAACGCCGGCTGATTTACCCGATGCTGGCCGAATCGATTCGTTGTAAACAAGCCAATATCGTCGAACAAGCGTGGGCGATCGATCTGGCGATGGTGCTGGGGACGGGGTTTGCACCGCACCGCGGTGGACCTCTGCACGTGGTCGACACGATTGGCGAGCACATCGTGCATGCCAATTTAGGCTACCTGCAATCGATCTATGGCGACCGTTTTGCCAGCCCGTTATTGCTCGAAGAGATGGCAGAACAACATCAGTTGTTTTTTACTGAATCCAACACCGAGGACAACGATCACGCGGTAACCAAAGGGTGA